Proteins encoded within one genomic window of Rhinolophus sinicus isolate RSC01 linkage group LG05, ASM3656204v1, whole genome shotgun sequence:
- the TSPYL4 gene encoding testis-specific Y-encoded-like protein 4 — translation MSGKDGDHKVPVAKTCGLATPEHAPGHSGLNQRESEETEATQVMADTGEGSLETAAEGGASRAHWGCGPVLRIRVAASRSRATTKMGQKEAPPPTEGLEAASASASVATDNSPENGCQRREPSGSAGEKALEGCGAGQLGSLMLSGAKAKELTSKKCAISATAEKGGVAEVGVEEKVIQTEKKAVGGVKEETRARGPKISNCRDSLEAIDQELSNVNAQADRAFLQLERKFGRMRRLHMQRRSFIIQNIPGFWVTAFRNHPQLSPMISGLDEDMMRYMINLEVEELKHPRAGCKFRFLFQSNPYFRNEGLVKEYERRSSGRVVSLSTPVRWHRGQDPQAHIHRNREGNTIPSFFNWFSDHSLLEFDRIAEIIKAELWPNPLQYYLMGEGPRRGIRDPARQPVASPRSFRFQSG, via the coding sequence ATGAGCGGCAAGGATGGGGACCACAAGGTTCCTGTCGCTAAAACCTGCGGCCTTGCTACTCCTGAGCATGCTCCAGGACATTCGGGCCTGAACCAGCGTGAGAGCGAGGAAACCGAGGCGACACAGGTGATGGCGGACACAGGTGAGGGCAGTTTGGAGACTGCCGCGGAGGGAGGCGCATCTCGGGCCCACTGGGGCTGTGGCCCTGTGCTCCGCATTCGAGTTGCTGCGAGTCGCAGCCGTGCAACGACTAAAATGGGCCAGAAAGAGGCTCCGCCACCTACGGAGGGCCTGGAAGCAGCCTCTGCTTCCGCCTCGGTGGCTACAGACAATAGTCCGGAAAATGGCTGTCAGCGTAGAGAGCCAAGCGGCTCTGCTGGAGAGAAAGCTCTAGAAGGCTGTGGCGCAGGGCAGTTGGGGTCTCTGATGCTGTCTGGGGCAAAGGCCAAGGAATTGACGTCAAAAAAGTGCGCCATCTCAGCGACAGCGGAAAAGGGGGGAGtagcagaggtgggggtggaagaAAAGGTGATACAGACGGAGAAAAAGGCGGTGGGAGGAGTGAAAGAGGAGACACGCGCCAGGGGCCCGAAGATCAGTAACTGCAGGGACTCGCTAGAGGCTATCGATCAGGAGCTGTCAAACGTAAATGCCCAGGCAGACAGGGCTTTCCTTCAACTGGAGCGCAAGTTTGGCCGGATGCGAAGGCTCCATATGCAGCGCAGAAGTTTCATTATCCAGAATATCCCAGGTTTCTGGGTCACTGCTTTTCGGAACCATCCCCAGCTGTCACCTATGATCAGTGGCCTAGATGAAGACATGATGAGGTACATGATCAACTTGGAAGTTGAGGAGCTTAAACACCCTAGAGCAGGCTGCAAATTCAGGTTCCTCTTTCAGAGCAACCCCTACTTCCGAAATGAGGGGCTCGTCAAGGAATATGAGCGCAGATCCTCTGGCCGGGTGGTGTCTCTTTCCACTCCAGTCCGCTGGCACCGGGGTCAAGACCCCCAGGCCCATATCCACAGGAACCGGGAAGGGAACACTATCCCCAGTTTCTTCAACTGGTTCTCAGACCACAGCCTCCTAGAATTCGACAGGATTGCTGAGATTATCAAAGCAGAACTGTGGCCCAACCCCCTTCAATATTACCTGATGGGTGAAGGGCCCCGCAGAGGAATTCGAGACCCAGCAAGGCAGCCAGTGGCGAGCCCTAGGTCCTTCAGGTTCCAGTCTGGCTAA
- the TSPYL1 gene encoding testis-specific Y-encoded-like protein 1 produces the protein MSRLDGVEKSPLLLTRGPTPPDRAPGDPDPHQCLKPREETEASQVMAETGEGSSATIVLPQPRLPEERGAPDDPAGCGHSPQIGVGGDGGYRATPAGQEEAPPPAVGLEAMSVSMATDSSLNNGRQRGEQSGPGAEKALETCGAERSEAEVMAEMKAEEGNAAVNTIFSVSVDEEVVKEKGVKEEGVVEEEMEVEEKPVGEEIDVVKENRVVPEVKEETGRRPLNMDLRMNPLEAIQLELDTVNAQADRAFQQLEHKFGRMRRHYLERRNYIIQNIPGFWVAAFRNHPQLSPMIRGQDAEMLRYITNLEVKELRHPRTGCKFKFFFRRNPYFRNKLIVKEYEVRASGRVVSLSTPIIWRRGHEPQSFIRRNQDVVCSFFTWFSDHSLPESDKIAEIIKEDLWPNPLQYYLLHEGARRARRRPLREPVEIPRPFGFQSG, from the coding sequence ATGAGCCGCCTGGATGGGGTCGAAAAGAGCCCTCTCCTCCTGACCCGCGGCCCCACTCCTCCCGACCGTGCCCCAGGGGACCCGGACCCACACCAGTGCCTGAAGCCCCGCGAGGAAACCGAGGCGTCACAGGTGATGGCGGAGACGGGTGAGGGAAGCTCGGCGACCATCGTGCTCCCACAGCCCCGGCTTCCGGAGGAGCGGGGAGCCCCCGACGACCCCGCGGGCTGTGGCCATTCTCCCCAGATCGGAGTTGGTGGGGATGGCGGTTACCGAGCCACCCCAGCGGGGCAAGAAGAAGCTCCGCCTCCCGCCGTGGGCCTGGAAGCCATGTCTGTGTCCATGGCAACGGACAGCAGCCTGAACAATGGCCGTCAGCGTGGAGAGCAGAGTGGCCCAGGTGCGGAGAAGGCCCTAGAAACCTGTGGCGCAGAGAGGTCGGAGGCTGAGGTGATGGCGGAGATGAAGGCCGAGGAAGGGAACGCTGCAGTGAACACCATCTTCTCAGTATCAGTGGATGAGGAGGTGGTGAAGGAGAAAGGAGTGAAGGAGGAGGGGGTAgtggaggaggagatggaggtaGAGGAGAAGCCAGTAGGTGAAGAAATAGACGTGGTGAAGGAAAATAGAGTGGTGCCGGAGGTGAAGGAGGAGACAGGGCGGCGGCCCCTGAATATGGATCTCCGCATGAACCCTCTGGAGGCCATCCAGCTGGAACTGGACACTGTAAATGCCCAGGCTGACAGGGCCTTTCAGCAGCTGGAGCATAAGTTCGGACGGATGCGTCGACACTATCTGGAGCGGAGGAACTACATTATCCAGAATATCCCGGGCTTCTGGGTCGCCGCCTTTCGGAACCATCCCCAGTTGTCCCCCATGATTAGGGGCCAAGATGCAGAGATGTTAAGATACATAACCAATTTGGAGGTGAAGGAACTCAGACACCCGAGAACTGGCTGCAAGTTCAAGTTCTTCTTTCGAAGAAACCCCTACTTCAGAAACAAGCTGATTGTCAAGGAATATGAGGTCAGAGCCTCTGGCCGAGTGGTGTCTCTTTCCACTCCAATCATATGGCGTCGGGGCCACGAACCCCAGTCCTTCATTCGCAGGAACCAAGATGTCGTTTGCAGCTTCTTCACCTGGTTTTCAGACCACAGCCTTCCAGAGTCTGACAAGATTGCTGAGATTATTAAAGAGGACCTATGGCCAAATCCACTGCAATATTACCTATTGCATGAAGGAGCCCGTAGAGCCAGACGTCGCCCACTAAGGGAGCCAGTGGAGATCCCCAGGCCCTTTGGGTTCCAGTCTGGTTAA